One window of the Micropterus dolomieu isolate WLL.071019.BEF.003 ecotype Adirondacks linkage group LG08, ASM2129224v1, whole genome shotgun sequence genome contains the following:
- the mmp23ba gene encoding matrix metalloproteinase-23 isoform X1, which yields MVNLCAEGLFISPPGAMVCCQTPRSLSRGNWGFAPLLAAALLSLLFAGMQQTTAFPSWRLEEEPYTTVLLIGVRKEARSQMLHLSRNKRYTLTPEKLQWDKFKLTYKLLSYPTNLINASDTRRGIGKAFGMWSDVSPFSFREVPADQEADIKIGFYPVNHTDCLQSYLHHCFDGITGELAHAFFPPIGEIHFDDHEYWILGNMRYSWKKGVWLTDLVHVATHEIGHVLGLMHSMDRKAIMHLNATLTGRKLITQDDVWGLHRLYGCLDRLFICPAWARKGYCDSKRKLMQKHCPSSCDFCYEFPFPTMAPTPTPPRTKHKLVVEGKTLTFRCGKKIASKKGKVYWYKDGELLEFSHPDYISLKDDHITIVANAINEGTYTCIVKKKDKILTNYSWRVRVRY from the exons ATGGTAAACCTGTGTGCTGAGGGATTGTTTATTTCCCCCCCTGGAGCCATGGTGTGCTGTCAGACTCCCAGAAGTTTAAGCAGAGGCAACTGGGGCTTCGCTCCTCTGCTGGCTGCTGCGCTGCTCAGTCTTCTGTTCGCAGGGATGCAACAAACCACGGCGTTTCCCTCCTGGAGGTTAGAG GAAGAACCTTACACCACTGTGTTGCTCATCGGGGTCCGGAAAGAGGCCCGGTCACAAATGCTTCACCTCTCCAGGAACAAGCGCTACACCCTTACCCCAGAGAAGCTCCAGTGGGACAAGTTCAAGCTTACATACAA GTTGCTCTCCTACCCTACAAACTTGATCAATGCCAGTGACACGCGTCGAGGCATTGGCAAGGCTTTTGGCATGTGGAGCGACGTCTCGCCGTTCAGCTTCAGAGAGGTGCCAGCTGACCAAGAAGCAGACATTAAGATCG GCTTCTACCCCGTCAACCACACAGACTGCCTGCAGTCCTACTTGCACCATTGTTTCGACGGCATCACAGGAGAATTGGCTCATGCATTCTTCCCGCCAATTGGTGAGATCCACTTTGATGACCACGAATACTGGATTCTGGGAAACATGCGCTACAGCTGGAAGAAAG GGGTTTGGCTGACAGATCTTGTCCATGTGGCAACTCATGAAATTGGCCACGTCCTGGGACTCATGCACTCCATGGACCGGAAAgctataatgcacctgaatgcAACGCTGACAGGGCGCAAGCTAATCACACAGGATGATGTGTGGGGTTTGCACCGTCTCTATG GATGTTTGGACCGGTTATTTATCTGTCCGGCCTGGGCTCGGAAAGGCTATTGCGACAGCAAGCGCAAGCTGATGCAGAAGCACTGCCCTTCCAGCTGTGATTTCTGTTACG AATTCCCCTTCCCCACTATGGCTCCCACCCCGACACCCCCGAGGACCAAGCACAAGCTGGTCGTCGAGGGAAAGACGCTCACTTTTCGCTGTGGGAAGAAAATAGCATCGAAGAAAGGCAAAGTATA CTGGTACAAGGACGGGGAGCTGCTGGAGTTCTCTCACCCGGACTACATCTCCTTGAAAGATGACCACATTACCATAGTGGCCAATGCCATCAACGAAGGCACATACACCTGCATTgtgaagaaaaaagacaaaattctCACAAACTACTCGTGGAGAGTTCGTGTGCGCTACTGA
- the mmp23ba gene encoding matrix metalloproteinase-23 isoform X2, with amino-acid sequence MQEEPYTTVLLIGVRKEARSQMLHLSRNKRYTLTPEKLQWDKFKLTYKLLSYPTNLINASDTRRGIGKAFGMWSDVSPFSFREVPADQEADIKIGFYPVNHTDCLQSYLHHCFDGITGELAHAFFPPIGEIHFDDHEYWILGNMRYSWKKGVWLTDLVHVATHEIGHVLGLMHSMDRKAIMHLNATLTGRKLITQDDVWGLHRLYGCLDRLFICPAWARKGYCDSKRKLMQKHCPSSCDFCYEFPFPTMAPTPTPPRTKHKLVVEGKTLTFRCGKKIASKKGKVYWYKDGELLEFSHPDYISLKDDHITIVANAINEGTYTCIVKKKDKILTNYSWRVRVRY; translated from the exons GAAGAACCTTACACCACTGTGTTGCTCATCGGGGTCCGGAAAGAGGCCCGGTCACAAATGCTTCACCTCTCCAGGAACAAGCGCTACACCCTTACCCCAGAGAAGCTCCAGTGGGACAAGTTCAAGCTTACATACAA GTTGCTCTCCTACCCTACAAACTTGATCAATGCCAGTGACACGCGTCGAGGCATTGGCAAGGCTTTTGGCATGTGGAGCGACGTCTCGCCGTTCAGCTTCAGAGAGGTGCCAGCTGACCAAGAAGCAGACATTAAGATCG GCTTCTACCCCGTCAACCACACAGACTGCCTGCAGTCCTACTTGCACCATTGTTTCGACGGCATCACAGGAGAATTGGCTCATGCATTCTTCCCGCCAATTGGTGAGATCCACTTTGATGACCACGAATACTGGATTCTGGGAAACATGCGCTACAGCTGGAAGAAAG GGGTTTGGCTGACAGATCTTGTCCATGTGGCAACTCATGAAATTGGCCACGTCCTGGGACTCATGCACTCCATGGACCGGAAAgctataatgcacctgaatgcAACGCTGACAGGGCGCAAGCTAATCACACAGGATGATGTGTGGGGTTTGCACCGTCTCTATG GATGTTTGGACCGGTTATTTATCTGTCCGGCCTGGGCTCGGAAAGGCTATTGCGACAGCAAGCGCAAGCTGATGCAGAAGCACTGCCCTTCCAGCTGTGATTTCTGTTACG AATTCCCCTTCCCCACTATGGCTCCCACCCCGACACCCCCGAGGACCAAGCACAAGCTGGTCGTCGAGGGAAAGACGCTCACTTTTCGCTGTGGGAAGAAAATAGCATCGAAGAAAGGCAAAGTATA CTGGTACAAGGACGGGGAGCTGCTGGAGTTCTCTCACCCGGACTACATCTCCTTGAAAGATGACCACATTACCATAGTGGCCAATGCCATCAACGAAGGCACATACACCTGCATTgtgaagaaaaaagacaaaattctCACAAACTACTCGTGGAGAGTTCGTGTGCGCTACTGA
- the cdk11b gene encoding cyclin-dependent kinase 11B isoform X1 has protein sequence MGDEKETWKVKTLDEILLEKKRRRELEERTDPKRQKNFTQGLVPQADDREAKRDTPEEGELRDQRMEITIRNSPYTRDDSTEDRGEEDDSLAIKPPQQIARKDKSHHRKEEKRKDKRRHRSHSAEGGVKHARPKDKEKERENDRRKRQWEEDKARRDWERQKRREQARAHSRRERDRLEQLERQRERDRKLREQQKEQRELKDRERRAEERRKERGARREVPPHHRMLPDEYDDRPQQSHRSRSPTRVPRDRSEPSEPRKSATLKEEKPEGKDPLADLQDISDSERKTSTAESSLASGSGSDEEEEDDDEEESSSQSEGEEEEEESVSGSGRSEQSAEDVSEDEQSVEDFEEERENGNHIPAVPESRFDHDSEESGEDMEEEEEEEDDAEEGDPTPHSQTHSRSPTPEENYIPESPPISPVELKKELPKYLPALQGCRSVEEFQCLNRIEEGTYGVVYRAKDKKTEEIVALKRLKMEKEKEGFPITSLREINTILKAQHQNIVTVREIVVGSNMDKIYIVMNYVEHDLKSLMETMKQPFLPGEVKTLMIQLLRGVRHLHDNWILHRDLKTSNLLLSHKGILKIGDFGLAREYGSPLKPYTPVVVTLWYRSPELLLGAKEYSTAVDMWSVGCIFGELLTQKPLFPGKSEIDQINKIFKDLGSPSEKIWPGYNELPAVKKMTFTEYPYNNLRKRFGALLSDQGFDLMNKFLTYCPSKRILSDEGLKHEYFRETPLPIDPAMFPTWPAKSEQQRVKRGTSPRPPEGGLGYSHLGDDDLKDTGFHLTTSNQGVSAVGPGFSLKF, from the exons ATGGGGGACGAAAAGGAGACCTGGAAAGTAAAAACTCTTGACGAAATCCTACTTGAGAAAAAACGCAGAAGAGAATTAGAAGAGAGAACAGATCCCAAGCGCcagaaaaat TTTACACAGGGCCTTGTTCCACAGGCGGATGATCGGGAAGCCAAACGAGACACTCCGGAGGAAGGAGAACTACGGGATCAAAGGATGGAAATAACAATTCGTAATTCCCCATACACACGGGATGACTCAACAGAGGACAG GGGAGAGGAAGATGACTCTCTGGCAATCAAGCCTCCACAGCAAATAGCAAGAAAAGACAAATCTCACCacagaaaggaggagaagagaaaagacAAGAGACGACATCGCAGTCACTCTGCTGAAGGAG GAGTGAAACATGCACGAcccaaagacaaagagaaagagcgagagaaCGATCGCAGGAAGCGTCAGTGGGAAGAAGACAAAGCCCGGCGAGACTGGGAGAGGCAGAAACGAAGGGAACAGGCCAGAGCACATTCACGCAGAGAGAG GGACCGGCTGGAACAGCTGGAACGCCAGCGTGAACGGGACCGAAAGCTGCGCGAACAGCAGAAAGAGCAACGGGAGCTGAAGGATCGGGAGAGGAGGGCTGAGGAGCGACGCAAAGAGCGAGGTGCTCGACGAGAAG TGCCACCTCACCATCGGATGCTACCTGACGAATATGATGATAGGCCACAACAAAGTCACCGCAGCAGAAGTCCCACCCGCGTTCCACGGGACAGATCCGAACCCAGCGAACCCCGGAAAAGTGCAA CATTGAAGGAGGAGAAGCCAGAGGGCAAAGACCCCCTCGCAGACCTCCAGGACATCAGTGACAGTGAAAGGAAGACCAGCACAGCAGAATCCTCCCTGG CATCAGGATCCGGctctgatgaagaggaggaggatgacgaTGAGGAGGAGTCCAGCAGCCAGAGCGagggtgaagaagaagaggaggagtctGTTTCCGGCTCAGGAAGGTCTGAGCAGAGTGCAG AGGACGTGAGTGAGGACGAGCAGTCAGTGGAAGACTttgaagaggagagggaaaatgGAAATCACATACCTGCAG TGCCAGAGTCCCGCTTCGATCATGACTCCGAGGAGAGCGGCGAGGacatggaggaagaggaggaggaggaagatgacgCAGAAGAGGGTGACCCCACGCCTCACTCTCAGACTCATTCTCGCTCCCCCACCCCTGAAGAGAACTACATCCCAGAATCTCCCCCAATTTCACCTGTGGAGCTGAAGAAGGAGCTGCCCAAATATCTGCCTGCTTTACAG ggtTGTCGCAGTGTTGAGGAATTCCAGTGTCTGAACCGAATAGAGGAGGGAACCTACGGTGTGGTGTACAGAGCCAAGGACAAAAAGACGG AAGAAATTGTGGCCTTGAAAAGGCTGAagatggagaaggagaaggagggcTTCCCCATTACCTCTTTAAGAGAAATCAATACAATCCTGAAAGCTCAGCACCAAAACATCGTAACAGTAAGG GAAATAGTTGTTGGAAGCAATATGGACAAGATCTACATCGTGATGAACTATGTAGAACATGACCTGAAGAGTCTGATGGAAACCATGAAACAGCCGTTTCTGCCAG GTGAAGTAAAGACTCTGATGATTCAGCTGCTTCGAGGTGTTCGACATCTCCATGATAACTGGATTCTCCATCGTGATCTGAAGACGTCCAATCTGCTGCTGAGCCACAAGGGCATCCTCAAG ATTGGCGACTTTGGTCTGGCCCGGGAGTATGGTTCCCCCCTGAAGCCCTACACTCCTGTAGTGGTGACCCTGTGGTACCGATCACCAGAGCTGCTGCTTGGAGCCAAG GAGTACTCCACAGCTGTGGACATGTGGTCAGTGGGCTGCATATTTGGCGAGCTGCTCACCCAGAAACCTCTTTTCCCTGGAAAATCTGAAATTGACCAAATTAACAAGATTTTCAAG GATCTGGGGTCACCCAGCGAGAAGATCTGGCCTGGCTACAACGAGCTGCCCGCTGTGAAGAAGATGACTTTCACAGAGTATCCCTACAACAACCTGCGAAAGCGCTTTGGAGCGCTGCTCTCAGACCAAGGCTTTGACCTCATGAACAA ATTCCTCACCTACTGCCCCAGTAAGAGGATTTTATCAGACGAAGGGCTCAAGCACGAGTACTTCCGTGAGACACCGTTGCCCATTGACCCAGCCATGTTTCCCACCTGGCCGGCCAAGAGTGAGCAACAGAGGGTGAAGAGAGGCACCAGTCCTCGTCCACCCGAGGGAGGCCTGGGCTACAGTCACCTG GGCGATGATGACCTAAAAGACACAGGCTTCCACCTGACAACCAGCAACCAGGGAGTGTCTGCAGTCGGTCCAGGATTTAGCCTCAAGTTCTGA
- the cdk11b gene encoding cyclin-dependent kinase 11B isoform X2 → MGDEKETWKVKTLDEILLEKKRRRELEERTDPKRQKNFTQGLVPQADDREAKRDTPEEGELRDQRMEITIRNSPYTRDDSTEDRGEEDDSLAIKPPQQIARKDKSHHRKEEKRKDKRRHRSHSAEGGVKHARPKDKEKERENDRRKRQWEEDKARRDWERQKRREQARAHSRRERPRLDSPGFFLDHRDRLEQLERQRERDRKLREQQKEQRELKDRERRAEERRKERGARREVPPHHRMLPDEYDDRPQQSHRSRSPTRVPRDRSEPSEPRKSATLKEEKPEGKDPLADLQDISDSERKTSTAESSLASGSGSDEEEEDDDEEESSSQSEGEEEEEESVSGSGRSEQSAEDVSEDEQSVEDFEEERENGNHIPAVPESRFDHDSEESGEDMEEEEEEEDDAEEGDPTPHSQTHSRSPTPEENYIPESPPISPVELKKELPKYLPALQGCRSVEEFQCLNRIEEGTYGVVYRAKDKKTEEIVALKRLKMEKEKEGFPITSLREINTILKAQHQNIVTVREIVVGSNMDKIYIVMNYVEHDLKSLMETMKQPFLPGEVKTLMIQLLRGVRHLHDNWILHRDLKTSNLLLSHKGILKIGDFGLAREYGSPLKPYTPVVVTLWYRSPELLLGAKEYSTAVDMWSVGCIFGELLTQKPLFPGKSEIDQINKIFKDLGSPSEKIWPGYNELPAVKKMTFTEYPYNNLRKRFGALLSDQGFDLMNKFLTYCPSKRILSDEGLKHEYFRETPLPIDPAMFPTWPAKSEQQRVKRGTSPRPPEGGLGYSHLGDDDLKDTGFHLTTSNQGVSAVGPGFSLKF, encoded by the exons ATGGGGGACGAAAAGGAGACCTGGAAAGTAAAAACTCTTGACGAAATCCTACTTGAGAAAAAACGCAGAAGAGAATTAGAAGAGAGAACAGATCCCAAGCGCcagaaaaat TTTACACAGGGCCTTGTTCCACAGGCGGATGATCGGGAAGCCAAACGAGACACTCCGGAGGAAGGAGAACTACGGGATCAAAGGATGGAAATAACAATTCGTAATTCCCCATACACACGGGATGACTCAACAGAGGACAG GGGAGAGGAAGATGACTCTCTGGCAATCAAGCCTCCACAGCAAATAGCAAGAAAAGACAAATCTCACCacagaaaggaggagaagagaaaagacAAGAGACGACATCGCAGTCACTCTGCTGAAGGAG GAGTGAAACATGCACGAcccaaagacaaagagaaagagcgagagaaCGATCGCAGGAAGCGTCAGTGGGAAGAAGACAAAGCCCGGCGAGACTGGGAGAGGCAGAAACGAAGGGAACAGGCCAGAGCACATTCACGCAGAGAGAG ACCTCGATTGGATTCTCCTGGGTTTTTTTTGGACCACAGGGACCGGCTGGAACAGCTGGAACGCCAGCGTGAACGGGACCGAAAGCTGCGCGAACAGCAGAAAGAGCAACGGGAGCTGAAGGATCGGGAGAGGAGGGCTGAGGAGCGACGCAAAGAGCGAGGTGCTCGACGAGAAG TGCCACCTCACCATCGGATGCTACCTGACGAATATGATGATAGGCCACAACAAAGTCACCGCAGCAGAAGTCCCACCCGCGTTCCACGGGACAGATCCGAACCCAGCGAACCCCGGAAAAGTGCAA CATTGAAGGAGGAGAAGCCAGAGGGCAAAGACCCCCTCGCAGACCTCCAGGACATCAGTGACAGTGAAAGGAAGACCAGCACAGCAGAATCCTCCCTGG CATCAGGATCCGGctctgatgaagaggaggaggatgacgaTGAGGAGGAGTCCAGCAGCCAGAGCGagggtgaagaagaagaggaggagtctGTTTCCGGCTCAGGAAGGTCTGAGCAGAGTGCAG AGGACGTGAGTGAGGACGAGCAGTCAGTGGAAGACTttgaagaggagagggaaaatgGAAATCACATACCTGCAG TGCCAGAGTCCCGCTTCGATCATGACTCCGAGGAGAGCGGCGAGGacatggaggaagaggaggaggaggaagatgacgCAGAAGAGGGTGACCCCACGCCTCACTCTCAGACTCATTCTCGCTCCCCCACCCCTGAAGAGAACTACATCCCAGAATCTCCCCCAATTTCACCTGTGGAGCTGAAGAAGGAGCTGCCCAAATATCTGCCTGCTTTACAG ggtTGTCGCAGTGTTGAGGAATTCCAGTGTCTGAACCGAATAGAGGAGGGAACCTACGGTGTGGTGTACAGAGCCAAGGACAAAAAGACGG AAGAAATTGTGGCCTTGAAAAGGCTGAagatggagaaggagaaggagggcTTCCCCATTACCTCTTTAAGAGAAATCAATACAATCCTGAAAGCTCAGCACCAAAACATCGTAACAGTAAGG GAAATAGTTGTTGGAAGCAATATGGACAAGATCTACATCGTGATGAACTATGTAGAACATGACCTGAAGAGTCTGATGGAAACCATGAAACAGCCGTTTCTGCCAG GTGAAGTAAAGACTCTGATGATTCAGCTGCTTCGAGGTGTTCGACATCTCCATGATAACTGGATTCTCCATCGTGATCTGAAGACGTCCAATCTGCTGCTGAGCCACAAGGGCATCCTCAAG ATTGGCGACTTTGGTCTGGCCCGGGAGTATGGTTCCCCCCTGAAGCCCTACACTCCTGTAGTGGTGACCCTGTGGTACCGATCACCAGAGCTGCTGCTTGGAGCCAAG GAGTACTCCACAGCTGTGGACATGTGGTCAGTGGGCTGCATATTTGGCGAGCTGCTCACCCAGAAACCTCTTTTCCCTGGAAAATCTGAAATTGACCAAATTAACAAGATTTTCAAG GATCTGGGGTCACCCAGCGAGAAGATCTGGCCTGGCTACAACGAGCTGCCCGCTGTGAAGAAGATGACTTTCACAGAGTATCCCTACAACAACCTGCGAAAGCGCTTTGGAGCGCTGCTCTCAGACCAAGGCTTTGACCTCATGAACAA ATTCCTCACCTACTGCCCCAGTAAGAGGATTTTATCAGACGAAGGGCTCAAGCACGAGTACTTCCGTGAGACACCGTTGCCCATTGACCCAGCCATGTTTCCCACCTGGCCGGCCAAGAGTGAGCAACAGAGGGTGAAGAGAGGCACCAGTCCTCGTCCACCCGAGGGAGGCCTGGGCTACAGTCACCTG GGCGATGATGACCTAAAAGACACAGGCTTCCACCTGACAACCAGCAACCAGGGAGTGTCTGCAGTCGGTCCAGGATTTAGCCTCAAGTTCTGA
- the szrd1 gene encoding SUZ domain-containing protein 1 isoform X1, which yields MDEEVVESWEEAADSGDMEKRLEEKLRISQKEKESSNNSPRSPLKTTMVIQDDSLPAAPPPQIRILKRPASNGSLGSPLNQNRPTPQVKSLAQREAEYAEARKRILGSACPEEMPQDKPNTDRPGRNNSTLPSEDTRSNNHTVGQPAGPDSTQGFRQHR from the exons ATGGATGAGGAGGTCGTCGAAAGTTGGGAGGAAGCTGCTGATAGTGGG GACATGGAAAAACGGTTAGAAGAGAAGCTAAGGATCAGCCAGAAAGAAAA GGAGTCCAGTAATAATTCTCCACGATCTCCATTAAAGACAACCATGGTGATACAGGACGACTCTTTACCAGCAGCACCCCCGCCTCAGATACGCATTTTGAAGCGACCTGCAAGTAACGGTTCATTGGGATCACCCTTGAATCAGAACAGGCCTACACCACAGGTCAAGTCTCTGGCCCAGCGCGAGGCAGAGTACGCAGAGGCCAGGAAGAGAATACTGGGCAGTGCCTGCCCCGAGGAGATGCCTCAGGACAAGCCCAACACTGACAG ACCAGGGCGCAATAACTCTACATTGCCTTCAGAGGACACCCGATCAAACAATCACACTGTCGGGCAGCCAGCTGGCCCAGACAGCACCCAAGGGTTCCGACAGCACAGATAA
- the szrd1 gene encoding SUZ domain-containing protein 1 isoform X2, whose translation MEKRLEEKLRISQKEKESSNNSPRSPLKTTMVIQDDSLPAAPPPQIRILKRPASNGSLGSPLNQNRPTPQVKSLAQREAEYAEARKRILGSACPEEMPQDKPNTDRPGRNNSTLPSEDTRSNNHTVGQPAGPDSTQGFRQHR comes from the exons ATGGAAAAACGGTTAGAAGAGAAGCTAAGGATCAGCCAGAAAGAAAA GGAGTCCAGTAATAATTCTCCACGATCTCCATTAAAGACAACCATGGTGATACAGGACGACTCTTTACCAGCAGCACCCCCGCCTCAGATACGCATTTTGAAGCGACCTGCAAGTAACGGTTCATTGGGATCACCCTTGAATCAGAACAGGCCTACACCACAGGTCAAGTCTCTGGCCCAGCGCGAGGCAGAGTACGCAGAGGCCAGGAAGAGAATACTGGGCAGTGCCTGCCCCGAGGAGATGCCTCAGGACAAGCCCAACACTGACAG ACCAGGGCGCAATAACTCTACATTGCCTTCAGAGGACACCCGATCAAACAATCACACTGTCGGGCAGCCAGCTGGCCCAGACAGCACCCAAGGGTTCCGACAGCACAGATAA